Proteins encoded in a region of the Vibrio sp. CB1-14 genome:
- a CDS encoding ABC transporter ATP-binding protein, which yields MNEVPALDIKELHKTFGQNEVLKGISLAAHKGDVISIIGSSGSGKSTFLRCINLLETPTEGEIWVNGELIQMKKNRQGESLPANEKQVQRIRSRLAMVFQGFNLWSHMTVLENIIEAPIHVLGVPKALAIENAELLLKKVGLYERRDYYPGHLSGGQQQRAAIARALAVEPEVMLFDEPTSALDPELVGEVLGVMQDLAEEGRTMLVVTHEMAFARDVSNHVMFLHQGRVEEQGDPAKLFTNPESERLQQFISSIY from the coding sequence ATGAATGAAGTACCCGCGCTGGACATAAAAGAACTGCACAAGACCTTTGGTCAAAATGAAGTTTTAAAAGGGATTTCCCTTGCTGCACATAAAGGTGATGTCATCTCAATTATTGGCTCATCAGGCTCCGGGAAGAGCACCTTTCTACGTTGTATCAACCTACTGGAAACGCCAACAGAGGGTGAAATTTGGGTTAATGGTGAATTGATCCAAATGAAGAAAAACCGTCAGGGCGAGTCACTTCCTGCTAATGAAAAACAAGTTCAGCGAATCCGTTCTCGCTTGGCGATGGTTTTTCAGGGTTTCAATCTTTGGTCGCACATGACCGTTCTTGAGAACATCATTGAAGCGCCAATCCACGTTTTGGGTGTACCAAAAGCGCTAGCTATCGAAAATGCAGAACTACTTCTGAAGAAAGTAGGGCTTTATGAGCGCCGTGATTACTATCCAGGACACCTTTCTGGTGGTCAGCAGCAACGTGCAGCGATTGCGCGTGCATTGGCGGTAGAGCCAGAGGTAATGCTGTTCGATGAGCCAACCTCGGCTCTTGACCCTGAATTGGTCGGTGAAGTCTTAGGCGTTATGCAAGATCTGGCGGAAGAAGGCAGAACCATGCTCGTAGTAACACACGAAATGGCGTTTGCTCGTGACGTATCTAACCACGTGATGTTCTTGCACCAAGGCCGAGTAGAAGAGCAGGGCGACCCTGCAAAACTGTTCACCAACCCAGAATCAGAACGTCTACAACAATTTATTTCATCTATCTACTAA
- a CDS encoding flagellar sheath protein A, protein MKKAIMLPLVAAISGVMVGCGGGGGGGSSTPPGPSYTYYTFSFYKSAEVVYNPSSSCTVYDLREDNGENKALNYYAIGSSLDAFLKAVYSDAEGNQIGSEVSATNGKLKVALESIPDDGYVTLQEQYGNQVFAQSFSKEVLSSDSSMRSTYLSVRNPASQGSCLTGGNDTPTTVTNLAYTNDEAATGNPNIQLYFDSQLETITSTNNTLDSIEGVRNESTMISQYRTTDRSQLFQYGFDGWNGNSMKFTGNLGTVDTSKSQIVSTTPVIDLNAIYNNFMYELAELPVSGNQAVYYHPDERLGETWAYSMSGSIAAAGWEASYQDVISTTWSISIDDEGLFMSNNANDAKPTVSNETVDVRTSIAVDTEKGLQRIAYEQGQGGYLVKHAVYTHVSPTVKIPQLDLSEFSSSVADSLRITSSSKISQSYLFTENDKDMALSDFMTAFRHGGDGNVDNDNMSIVKSLQDMRYTLNNIAQTRSYYLHRYDN, encoded by the coding sequence ATGAAAAAAGCAATAATGTTGCCACTCGTCGCAGCAATTTCAGGAGTCATGGTTGGCTGTGGTGGTGGCGGTGGTGGTGGTAGTTCAACACCACCAGGGCCAAGTTATACCTATTATACATTTAGCTTTTATAAATCAGCAGAAGTTGTTTATAACCCTTCTTCAAGTTGTACGGTTTACGATCTTCGCGAAGACAATGGCGAGAATAAGGCATTGAACTACTACGCTATTGGCAGTTCGTTGGATGCATTCCTTAAGGCTGTTTACTCAGATGCAGAAGGAAATCAGATTGGTTCTGAAGTTTCAGCTACAAATGGCAAGCTCAAGGTTGCATTGGAAAGTATTCCTGACGATGGTTACGTGACCCTACAAGAGCAATATGGCAATCAAGTATTTGCACAGTCGTTTTCAAAAGAAGTGCTTAGTTCTGATTCGAGTATGAGAAGCACTTATTTATCAGTTCGTAATCCTGCTTCACAAGGTTCATGTTTGACAGGAGGCAATGACACCCCAACGACAGTTACCAACCTTGCTTATACCAATGATGAGGCCGCAACAGGTAATCCAAACATCCAGCTTTACTTTGATTCACAGTTAGAGACTATTACGAGCACCAATAATACGTTGGACTCGATTGAAGGCGTTAGAAATGAAAGCACGATGATCAGTCAGTATCGTACTACTGATCGTAGCCAGCTGTTCCAATATGGCTTTGATGGTTGGAATGGGAATAGCATGAAGTTCACTGGTAATCTTGGTACTGTGGATACATCTAAGTCACAGATTGTTAGTACAACACCCGTGATAGACTTGAACGCCATTTACAATAACTTTATGTATGAACTTGCTGAACTGCCAGTGAGTGGTAACCAAGCTGTTTATTATCATCCCGATGAAAGGCTTGGCGAAACGTGGGCTTATAGTATGAGTGGCTCCATTGCTGCTGCAGGCTGGGAAGCAAGCTACCAGGATGTCATTAGCACAACGTGGTCGATCTCTATCGATGACGAAGGACTGTTTATGTCTAACAATGCTAACGACGCGAAACCAACAGTTTCGAATGAAACTGTAGATGTACGAACCAGTATTGCAGTAGATACAGAAAAAGGTCTTCAACGTATTGCCTATGAGCAAGGTCAAGGTGGTTATCTAGTTAAGCATGCTGTTTATACTCACGTATCTCCAACAGTTAAAATTCCTCAGCTTGACCTAAGTGAATTCAGCAGTAGTGTGGCAGATAGTCTGAGAATTACTTCCTCATCTAAGATCTCACAGTCTTATTTGTTTACTGAAAACGATAAGGACATGGCTCTTTCAGACTTTATGACGGCATTTAGACATGGTGGTGATGGTAATGTAGACAATGACAATATGAGCATTGTGAAATCATTACAAGACATGAGATACACGTTGAACAATATAGCGCAAACAAGATCGTACTATCTACATCGTTACGACAACTAA
- a CDS encoding DUF3360 family protein, whose amino-acid sequence MSDAVNKAHSDSDIETKSYQELHRPASEFASRSEYLDHELQIMKPRRFGLNLPGRDFRFELEDLVPALAGTIGIIAMYSAVMMSWADGLTAAWDHVNLGKEFAIEVARVEMLIPALLFCILASGFINPRANLAGNHGPMIPLIGSIALAGAHPLALAILLGVFGLLLSYFKGGSKLVNLTSQGTAGGLLIFLGFTGTMSQIGSIQEWAVSLQSADIEAGSMGYIGLIVLGINIAVYAYLAKINMRWLAIPVCAVTGLLLALGLGAGFDLTFETEMGLPNLNPVYWWGSTEEGWMLGLPNLQHFIASLPFAILAVAMWSPDFLGHRIFQELNYPRKTEKVLMDVDDTMTMCSVRQMVGTAVGGGNITSSWGTYMIPAAIAKRPIPGGAILLGSLCIIVAILGFPMDVAVWPPVMRIALLVGVFLPLLEAGMQMVKETKDSQAAGICIFASVVANPVLAWALTMFLDNNGLIGDKERASRLSFVDKIVIPVGVFVICLVAMLAVGMLEGQYGIPAFL is encoded by the coding sequence ATGTCAGACGCAGTTAACAAAGCGCATTCTGATTCGGATATCGAGACTAAGAGCTATCAAGAGCTTCACCGTCCAGCATCTGAGTTTGCCAGCCGCTCTGAATACCTAGACCACGAACTTCAAATCATGAAACCGCGCCGCTTTGGTCTTAACCTACCAGGCCGCGACTTCCGCTTTGAACTCGAAGATTTGGTACCTGCTCTAGCTGGTACTATCGGCATTATCGCAATGTACTCAGCGGTAATGATGTCATGGGCAGACGGTCTAACCGCCGCTTGGGATCACGTAAACCTTGGCAAAGAATTTGCCATCGAGGTAGCTCGTGTTGAAATGCTGATCCCAGCGTTATTGTTCTGTATTCTCGCATCAGGTTTCATCAACCCACGTGCCAACCTTGCAGGTAACCATGGCCCGATGATTCCGCTTATCGGTTCTATCGCGCTTGCCGGTGCTCACCCTCTTGCTCTTGCTATTCTTCTTGGTGTGTTCGGTCTGCTACTTAGCTACTTTAAAGGTGGTTCTAAGCTGGTTAACCTCACCTCTCAAGGTACTGCAGGTGGCCTCTTAATCTTCCTAGGCTTTACCGGTACTATGAGCCAAATCGGTTCAATCCAAGAGTGGGCTGTAAGTCTTCAGTCTGCGGACATTGAAGCTGGCAGCATGGGTTACATTGGTCTAATCGTATTAGGCATCAACATTGCTGTTTACGCATACCTTGCAAAAATCAACATGCGTTGGTTGGCAATTCCAGTATGTGCGGTAACGGGTCTACTTCTTGCGCTTGGTCTAGGTGCAGGCTTCGACTTAACGTTTGAAACGGAAATGGGCCTACCTAACCTTAACCCAGTTTACTGGTGGGGCAGCACAGAAGAGGGTTGGATGCTAGGTCTTCCTAACCTACAACACTTCATTGCCTCTCTACCGTTTGCGATTCTTGCTGTAGCGATGTGGTCTCCTGACTTCCTAGGTCACCGTATCTTCCAAGAGCTGAACTACCCACGTAAAACTGAAAAAGTTCTTATGGACGTTGATGACACTATGACTATGTGTTCTGTGCGTCAGATGGTTGGTACGGCAGTGGGTGGTGGTAACATCACGTCTTCTTGGGGTACTTACATGATCCCAGCTGCTATCGCTAAGCGTCCTATTCCAGGCGGTGCGATCCTTCTTGGTTCACTATGTATCATCGTGGCAATCCTTGGTTTCCCAATGGACGTTGCGGTATGGCCACCAGTAATGCGTATTGCTCTTCTGGTAGGTGTATTCCTTCCGCTACTAGAAGCGGGCATGCAGATGGTTAAAGAGACTAAAGATTCTCAAGCTGCGGGTATCTGTATCTTTGCATCGGTAGTTGCAAACCCAGTACTAGCATGGGCTCTGACCATGTTCCTAGATAATAATGGCCTGATCGGTGACAAAGAGCGTGCTTCTCGTCTATCTTTTGTAGATAAGATTGTCATCCCAGTCGGTGTATTTGTAATCTGTCTAGTAGCAATGCTTGCTGTAGGTATGCTAGAAGGCCAGTACGGTATTCCAGCTTTCCTATAA
- the pflB gene encoding formate C-acetyltransferase — protein sequence MAEQFAKAWEGFAAGDWQNEVNVRDFIQKNYAPYEGDESFLVSEGTEATNTLWAKVMEGIKQENSTHAPVDFDTSVISTITSHDAGYISKDLETIVGLQTEAPLKRAIMPNGGVRMIEGSCKAYGRTLDPQVSKIYSEYRKTHNQGVFDVYSPDILKCRKSGVLTGLPDAYGRGRIIGDYRRVALYGVDFLMKDKVAQFHSTQEKLEAGDDLQMTMQLREELQEQHRALGQLKEMAASYGFDISGPATTAQEAIQWTYFGYLAAVKSQNGAAMSLGRTSTFLDVYVERDIAAGLITEEQAQEMIDHFVMKLRMVRFLRTPEYDELFSGDPIWATESMGGMGVDGRTLVTRTNFRFLNTLYTMGPSPEPNITVLWSEQLPVGFKKFCAKVSIDTSSIQYENDDLMRPDFDNDDYAIACCVSPMVIGKHMQFFGARANLAKTLLYVINGGVDEKLKIQVGPKTEAMTDEVLDFDKVWAGLDNFMDWLATQYVTALNAIHYSHDKYSYEAALMALHDRDVRRTMACGIAGLSVAADSLSAIKYGQVKPIRDEDGIAIDFDISGDYPKFGNNDARVDDMACELVTSFMNKIRKLKTYRDAVPTQSILTITSNVVYGKKTGTTPDGRKAGAPFAPGANPMHGRDEKGAVASLTSVGKLPFADAKDGISYTFSIVPNALGKEEDSQRSNLAGLMDGYFHHETGVEGGQHLNVNVLNRETLEDAVKHPEKYPQLTIRVSGYAVRFNSLTAEQQADVIARTFTESL from the coding sequence ATGGCAGAGCAATTTGCTAAAGCTTGGGAAGGTTTTGCTGCAGGTGACTGGCAAAACGAAGTAAACGTACGTGACTTCATTCAGAAGAACTACGCTCCTTATGAAGGCGACGAGTCTTTCCTAGTTTCTGAAGGTACTGAAGCGACTAACACGCTTTGGGCTAAAGTAATGGAAGGTATCAAGCAGGAAAACAGCACTCACGCTCCTGTTGATTTTGATACTTCTGTTATCTCTACCATCACTTCACATGATGCGGGCTACATCAGCAAAGACCTAGAAACAATCGTTGGTCTACAAACTGAAGCGCCTCTTAAGCGTGCAATCATGCCTAACGGCGGCGTGCGCATGATCGAAGGTTCTTGTAAAGCATACGGTCGTACGCTTGACCCACAAGTATCTAAAATCTACTCAGAGTACCGTAAAACACACAACCAAGGTGTTTTCGATGTTTACTCTCCTGACATCCTAAAATGTCGTAAGTCTGGTGTTTTGACTGGTCTTCCAGATGCATACGGCCGTGGTCGTATCATCGGTGACTACCGTCGTGTAGCACTGTACGGCGTAGACTTCCTAATGAAGGACAAAGTTGCTCAGTTCCACTCTACTCAAGAGAAACTAGAAGCTGGCGACGATCTACAAATGACTATGCAGTTGCGTGAAGAGCTTCAAGAGCAACACCGCGCGCTAGGTCAACTAAAAGAAATGGCAGCTTCTTACGGCTTCGACATTTCTGGTCCTGCGACGACTGCACAAGAAGCAATCCAGTGGACTTACTTCGGTTACCTAGCTGCTGTTAAATCTCAAAACGGCGCGGCAATGTCTCTAGGTCGTACTTCGACTTTCCTAGACGTTTACGTTGAGCGTGATATCGCTGCAGGTCTTATCACTGAAGAACAAGCTCAGGAAATGATCGACCACTTCGTAATGAAGCTACGTATGGTTCGCTTCCTGCGTACTCCTGAGTACGATGAGCTATTCTCTGGCGACCCAATCTGGGCAACAGAATCTATGGGTGGTATGGGTGTTGACGGTCGTACGCTTGTTACGCGTACAAACTTCCGTTTCCTAAACACGCTATACACTATGGGTCCTTCTCCAGAGCCAAACATCACTGTACTTTGGTCTGAGCAGCTGCCTGTTGGCTTCAAGAAGTTCTGTGCGAAGGTATCTATCGATACTTCTTCTATCCAGTACGAGAACGATGACCTAATGCGTCCAGATTTCGACAACGATGACTACGCTATCGCTTGTTGTGTATCGCCAATGGTTATCGGTAAGCACATGCAGTTCTTCGGCGCTCGTGCAAACCTAGCTAAAACTCTTCTATACGTTATCAACGGCGGTGTAGATGAGAAGCTTAAGATCCAAGTTGGTCCTAAGACTGAAGCAATGACTGACGAAGTTCTAGACTTCGACAAAGTTTGGGCTGGTCTAGACAACTTCATGGATTGGCTAGCAACACAATACGTGACTGCGCTGAACGCTATCCACTACTCACACGACAAGTACAGCTACGAAGCAGCTCTAATGGCACTTCATGACCGTGACGTACGTCGTACTATGGCATGTGGTATTGCTGGTCTATCTGTTGCAGCTGACTCTCTATCTGCTATCAAATACGGCCAAGTTAAGCCTATCCGTGACGAAGACGGTATCGCAATCGACTTCGACATCTCTGGCGACTACCCTAAATTTGGTAACAACGACGCACGTGTTGATGACATGGCTTGTGAGCTAGTAACTAGCTTCATGAACAAGATCCGTAAGCTTAAGACTTACCGTGACGCAGTACCTACACAGTCTATCCTTACTATCACTTCAAACGTGGTTTATGGTAAGAAAACTGGTACTACTCCAGACGGTCGTAAAGCAGGCGCTCCATTCGCTCCAGGTGCAAACCCAATGCACGGTCGCGACGAGAAAGGTGCTGTAGCTTCTCTTACTTCTGTAGGTAAACTACCGTTTGCTGACGCTAAAGATGGTATCTCGTACACCTTCTCTATCGTTCCAAACGCACTAGGTAAAGAAGAAGATTCACAACGTTCTAACCTTGCTGGTCTAATGGATGGTTACTTCCACCACGAAACTGGCGTTGAAGGTGGTCAACACCTAAACGTGAACGTTCTTAACCGTGAAACTCTAGAAGACGCAGTTAAGCACCCTGAGAAGTACCCTCAGCTAACAATCCGTGTATCTGGTTACGCTGTACGCTTTAACTCTCTAACTGCAGAGCAGCAAGCTGACGTAATCGCACGTACGTTCACTGAATCTCTATAA